One part of the Candida albicans SC5314 chromosome R, complete sequence genome encodes these proteins:
- a CDS encoding cullin (Ortholog(s) have ubiquitin-protein transferase activity, role in protein ubiquitination involved in ubiquitin-dependent protein catabolic process and Cul3-RING ubiquitin ligase complex, cytoplasm, nucleus localization) produces the protein MMPPGGRKSKIRPPRKSLISSSSSSENSTTDPVIDFDKNWSVLSSAISQIQNKNVSNLSYEQLYRKAYVLVLRKFGGKLYDNVANVIKTHLLTRREKLLSVSANHDLFMQSILQEWSEHLQAMKFISDVLMYLNKVYVAEHKKLLIYDLGIQLFKDYVIKYNNDEVGSKIVNMVIDEIAKSRTGVVITSSMYITKIINMMELLVEPSGSSDILFGDSYYQIKFEPKFLKSSEESLYNLSQEFVSHNLGTKYLQLTTQFIKDEDNRVRFYLPPSTYPKLVELMNNIMIKDKIDKMILSSNQGLEYWLKPVVSNIFEDTNIETYHYADLKMLYNLIGRFDDEYQLLRLRLKEAIVAQGNSLPDYVRSSIENSGKKQSNNSPAFATKWIETILKYRDQLMQVWKNSFDENLMIEQTFTFAMRDFINGSNKRGPASVNAPELLSVYMDYFIKQLTKGSSSNKDISLKSGDQTEDLISNSIQFLRFIKDKDAFEANYANHFAKRFLNSKTGNSPSSNKDIEEIILAKLSEEMGTSSLDKVIKMNRDVRSSKDTTNDWKRYLNKQSKSTDLVEMELKICNVTDWPKSMTKDYKWFSRTENEETPFKWPRQLRNTIKQFDEFWSNGKKNDNKSLYWSPKFGSMDLRITYPSRTYEINLSTFAAIIMLLFAPQSTNADGSTVSAFDEMKELTYEEILELTGIPEPELKRHLQSIAVAPKSRLLVKVPMSKDVNKNDVFKLNAKFKSPSVKVKVLTVSASSSSSASSSSSSSKNTNKSVAKTEQEEELEEVNANIMEGRKIEVNAAIVRILKSRQSIKHNDLIEELLKQLSNRFQPSIILIKQRIEDLIDKEYLKRDTDDRNLYHYIA, from the coding sequence ATGATGCCACCAGGGGGACGAAAGTCCAAAATTAGACCACCAAGAAAATCACTAATCAGCtcgtcatcgtcatcgGAAAACTCAACCACCGATCCAGTAATAGATTTCGATAAAAATTGGTCAGTTTTATCTAGTGCCATCTCCCAAatccaaaacaaaaatgtATCAAACTTATCATATGAGCAATTGTATAGAAAAGCCTATGTGTTGGTTTTACGAAAGTTCGGAGGAAAATTGTATGATAATGTGGCAAACGTTATTAAAACCCATTTGCTAACtagaagagaaaaattattgagCGTGTCTGCCAATCATGATTTGTTCATGCAATCGATACTTCAAGAATGGAGCGAACATTTACAAGCAATGAAGTTTATAAGTGATGTTCTCATGTATTTAAATAAAGTTTATGTTGCTGAACACAAAAAATTGCTAATCTATGACTTGGGCATTCAACTATTCAAAGATTATGTGATAAAATATAACAATGATGAAGTTGGGTCTAAAATTGTCAATATGGtgattgatgaaattgccAAGAGTAGAACTGGGGTTGTTATCACGTCAAGCATGTATATCAcgaaaattatcaatatgaTGGAATTGTTAGTGGAGCCTAGTGGATCCTCAGATATCCTTTTCGGGGATTCATATTAccaaattaaatttgaacccaagtttttgaaaagttCTGAAGAGTCACTTTACAACTTGTCCCAAGAATTTGTGTCTCACAATCTAGGAACAAAATATTTGCAATTGACAactcaatttattaaagatgaagataataGAGTTCGATTTTATCTACCGCCTTCAACATATCCCAAATTGGTGGAGTTAATGAATAACATAATGATTAAAGATAAAATAGATAAAATGATTTTGTCACTGAATCAAGGTTTGGAATATTGGTTGAAACCTGTTGTGAGCAATATTTTTGAAGACACTAACATTGAAACCTATCATTACgcagatttgaaaatgttgtACAATTTGATTGGCAGATTCGATGACGAATATCAACTATTAAGATTGCGGTTGAAAGAAGCCATTGTTGCCCAAGGAAATTCGTTACCAGATTATGTGCGTAGTTCCATTGAAAATTCAGGTAAGAAACAGTCTAACAATTCACCAGCATTTGCTACAAAATGGATTGAGACTATTTTAAAGTATCGTGACCAATTAATGCAAGTTTGGAAAAACtcatttgatgaaaacTTGATGATCGAACAAACTTTTACTTTTGCTATGAGAGATTTCATAAATGGAAGCAATAAAAGGGGCCCCGCATCAGTTAATGCTCCtgaattattatcagtGTACATGGATTATTttataaaacaattaacGAAAGGCAGTTCATCAAATAAAGATATATCATTAAAGTCTGGTGACCAGACAGAGGACTTGatttccaattcaataCAGTTCTTGAGATTTATCAAGGACAAAGATGCATTTGAAGCAAACTATGCTAATCATTTTGCCAAGAGGTTTTTAAATTCCAAAACTGGTAATTCTCCTTCCTCCAACAAAGAcattgaagaaataattCTAGCCAAGTTGAGTGAAGAAATGGGGACTTCATCATTGGATAAAGTTATCAAAATGAACAGAGACGTAAGGCTGTCAAAGGATACCACTAATGACTGGAAACGTTATTTGAATAAACAAAGCAAATCAACAGATTTGGTTGAGatggaattgaaaatatgtAATGTGACTGATTGGCCAAAATCCATGACTAAGGATTACAAATGGTTTAGTAGGACTGAAAATGAAGAGACCCCATTCAAATGGCCACGTCAATTACGTAACACcattaaacaatttgacGAGTTTTGGAGTAACGGTAAGAAAAACGATAACAAGTCGTTGTATTGGTCTCCCAAATTTGGATCTATGGATTTGCGGATAACGTATCCTTCTAGAACGTACGAAATCAACTTGTCTACATTTGCAGCTATTATTATGCTCCTTTTCGCTCCTCAACTGACAAATGCAGATGGTTCTACAGTTCTGGCATTTGATGAAATGAAGGAGTTAACATATGAAGAGATTCTAGAGTTGACTGGTATTCCTGAACCAGAGTTGAAAAGACATCTACAATCAATTGCAGTTGCTCCAAAGCTGAGACTACTTGTTAAAGTTCCAATGAGTAAAGATGTGAACAAGAAtgatgttttcaaattgaatgcAAAGTTTAAATCACCATCAGTGAAAGTCAAAGTGTTGACAGTTtctgcttcttcttcttcttcagcaTCTTCGTCGTCGTCATCTTCTAAAAACACCAACAAATCTGTTGCAAAGACCGAACAAGAAGAGGAACTAGAAGAAGTTAACGCCAACATCATGGAGGGACGCAAAATTGAAGTTAATGCTGCCATTGTGcgtattttgaaatcaagacaatcaataaaacataacgatttaattgaagaattactTAAACAGTTGAGTAATAGATTCCAGCCACTGattatattgataaaacaacgaattgaagatttgatagataaagaatatttgaaaagagATACAGATGATAGGAATTTGTATCATTACATAGCATAA
- the PXA1 gene encoding ATP-binding cassette long-chain fatty acid transporter (Putative peroxisomal, half-size adrenoleukodystrophy protein (ALD or ALDp) subfamily ABC family transporter) codes for MINISRLAGYNKQDVKNILLLLHEFITTYRDNKVKLNYQSRPVILFFSTLIATAGFGLYFTFRNIITKYNEYALNKKLRRPSLIRQSSNILKNGAREIYIPKGKNKVTRIIIPKPNNDQYAADKYLYKDFVRNQRILQQQQKGVIFNSKFLNQLMIIWKILIPKFYCQNTSLLVSQCFFLIFRTWLSLLVAKLDGQIVKNLIAANGRKFSRDLIYWLLIAFPASYTNAAIKYLDLRLALGFRTNLTRYIHDMYLDKSMAYYKIGLNNSDILNIDQYITDDVTNFCQSLCSLFSSMGKPFIDLIFFSVYLRDNLGTGAIIGIFANYMVTALMLKRATPSFGKLSSQRAHLEGIYYNQHLNVMTNSEEIGFYKGSLIEKFKLNENFQKLIQHISKEINISFGYAALEDYVLKYTWSAWGYIFAGLPVFLDELWPKEAVALTGDDDDDDIAAVIAKKKKQKQQDGKDAQVDSATEGKNMRQFITNKRLLLSLADAGSRLMYSIKDVNTLTGYTDRVFNLLTQLHRVHAPKFDYGDKNGYADIQGTIQDNYPDGLRFENIRVIIPTAEGSEYAPLVDNLNFQLKHKSMLILGSNGCGKTAIARIIAGLWPLYSGLLSKPNDDDIFYLPQKAYFTTGNLRDQIIYPHTYTEMLEMGYNDDYLYHILREVKLEYLLKREKSLNTVKTWSSVLSGGERQRLSIARALFKHPKLIVLDDCTNAVSTDVEEYLYELLIKKKLTFISLSNRPSLEKYHDHVLEIEEGDWKLKTVH; via the coding sequence atgATCAACATATCACGATTAGCTGGATATAATAAACAGGATGTTAAAAACATCTTGTTATTACTACATGAGTTTATCACCACCTATAGAGATAACAAAGTCAAGTTAAATTATCAGAGTAGACCAGTTATATTATTCTTCAGTACATTGATTGCCACTGCTGGATTTGGATTATATTTTACATTTCGAAACATCATTACCAAATATAATGAATATGCattgaacaagaaattaagACGTCCAAGTCTTATTAGACAGTCAtccaatattttgaaaaatgggGCAAGAGAGATATACATACCAAAGGGGAAAAACAAAGTCACAAGAATAATTATTCCTAAACCTAACAACGATCAATATGCTGCTGATAAATATCTATATAAAGATTTTGTTAGAAACCAAAGGATTttacaacagcaacaaaagGGAGTTATATTCAATTCGAAATTCcttaatcaattgatgatcATTTGGAAGATCTTGATCCCCAAATTTTATTGTCAAAACACATCTTTGTTAGTCTCACaatgtttctttttaattttcaGAACGTGGTTATCTTTGTTGGTTGCTAAATTAGATGGTcaaattgttaaaaatttgattgcAGCAAACGGAAGAAAATTTTCTCGcgatttgatttattggttATTGATTGCCTTCCCTGCCTCTTATACTAATGCAGctataaaatatttggatCTTAGATTAGCCTTGGGATTTAGAACCAACCTTACCCGATACATTCATGATATGTATTTGGACAAAAGTATGGCCTATTATAAAATTGGGTTAAACAATTCAGATATCTTAAACATTGATCAGTATATTACTGACGATGTTACCAATTTCTGTCAATCCTTATGTTCATTATTCTCGTCAATGGGTAAAccatttattgatttgattttctttagTGTTTACTTGAGAGATAATTTAGGTACCGGGGCAATTATAGGTATCTTTGCCAATTATATGGTGACCGCATTAATGTTGAAACGGGCAACACCATCATTTGGTAAATTATCGTCACAAAGAGCACATTTAGAAGGTATTTATTACAACCAACATTTGAATGTGATGACCAATAGTGAAGAAATTGGATTCTACAAGGGatcattaattgaaaaatttaagttgaatgaaaatttccaaaaattgattcagCATATTagtaaagaaattaatatATCATTTGGGTATGCAGCATTAGAGGATTatgttttgaaatataCTTGGTCAGCATGGGGATATATTTTTGCTGGTTTGCCAGTGTTTTTAGATGAATTGTGGCCTAAAGAAGCAGTAGCATTAACTGGAgatgacgacgacgacgatATCGCTGCTGTCATAgccaagaagaaaaaacaaaagcaaCAAGATGGCAAAGATGCACAAGTAGATTCAGCTACTGAAGGCAAGAATATGAGACAATTCATTACCAACAAAAGATTATTGTTATCACTAGCTGATGCTGGATCCAGATTAATGTACTCTATTAAAGATGTTAACACATTGACTGGATACACTGATagagttttcaatttattgacTCAATTACACCGAGTTCATGCCCCTAAGTTTGATTATGGTGACAAGAATGGTTACGCTGATATCCAAGGTACTATTCAAGACAATTACCCTGATGGATTacgatttgaaaatattagGGTTATTATTCCAACTGCCGAAGGATCAGAATATGCACCATTGGTtgacaatttgaatttccaATTGAAACACAAGAGTATGTTAATTTTGGGATCAAATGGATGTGGTAAAACAGCTATTGCACGTATTATTGCTGGATTGTGGCCATTGTATAGTGGATTATTATCGAAAcctaatgatgatgatattttttaCTTGCCACAAAAGGCCTATTTCACCACTGGTAATTTACGAGaccaaataatttatccTCACACATACACTGAAATGTTAGAAATGGGAtataatgatgattatttGTATCACATTTTGCGTGAAGTTAAATTGgaatatttattgaaaagagAGAAGAGTCTTAATACTGTTAAAACTTGGTCGCTGGTTTTGAGTGGTGGTGAAAGACAAAGATTAAGTATTGCTAGAGCTTTGTTTAAACAtccaaaattgattgtatTAGATGATTGTACCAATGCAGTCAGTACTGATGTTGAAGAATACCTTTATGAATTGTTGATCAAGAAGAAACTTAcatttatttcattatcGAATAGACCATCTTTGGAGAAATACCATGACCATGTTTTGGAAATAGAGGAAGGAGattggaaattgaaaactgtCCATTGA
- a CDS encoding nicotinamide-nucleotide adenylyltransferase (Putative nicotinic acid mononucleotide adenylyltransferase, involved in NAD salvage pathway; Spider biofilm repressed): MDPTNDPNFTPPSLNKNIEPTAPSDKIPSIMPIQPFVLEELGEGVDGPVPHPASSSRPTPTTARSYDASHASDTESKYHSKIPRKHTELISSSSSDEENEPLSPKPEIIPPKKEILPPSIKVRSSQIADLEEVPHGIQRQALKLEDYHFPTHRLATTLTDDSKHPLVIVACGSFSPITYLHLRMFEMALDAITEQTRFEVIGGYYSPVSSNYKKQGLAPAHHRVRMCELACERTSSWLMVDAWESLQPKYTRTALVLDHFNEEINIKQGGIMTRSGEKRGVKIMLLAGGDLIESMGEPDVWADQDLHHILGKYGCLIVERTGSDVRSFLLSHDILYEHRKNILVIKQLIYNDISSTKIRLFIRRGMSVQYLLPNSVIRYIQQHNLYGDSEPVKQVMSDRAD, from the coding sequence ATGGACCCTACCAATGACCCAAACTTCACACCACCTTctttaaacaaaaatatagaGCCGACGGCTCCATCCGACAAAATTCCTAGTATCATGCCTATTCAGCCGTTCGTTTTAGAGGAATTGGGTGAAGGAGTTGATGGTCCAGTGCCACACCCAGCGTCGTCTTCGAGACCAACTCCAACCACTGCCAGATCATATGATGCCTCTCATGCATCAGACACCGAGAGCAAATATCACTCCAAGATCCCTAGAAAGCACACTGAGTTGATTAGTTCATCCTCATCcgatgaagaaaatgaaccACTATCACCAAAACCAGAAATTATCCCAcccaaaaaagaaatcttaCCACCTTCAATCAAAGTTCGATCTTCTCAAATTGCTGATTTAGAAGAAGTACCACATGGAATTCAAAGACAAGCATTGAAATTAGAGGATTATCATTTCCCCACACATAGATTGGCAACCACATTAACTGATGATTCGAAACATCCATTGGTTATTGTTGCTTGTGGATCATTTTCTCCAATAACTTATTTACACTTGAGAATGTTTGAAATGGCATTGGATGCTATCACAGAGCAAACCAGATTTGAAGTCATTGGTGGGTACTATTCACCAGTTTCCTCTaattacaaaaaacaaGGTTTGGCGCCAGCACACCACCGAGTTCGAATGTGCGAATTGGCATGTGAACGTACATCATCGTGGCTTATGGTGGACGCCTGGGAGTCTTTACAACCTAAATATACTAGAACCGCGTTAGTATTAGATCATTTCAATGAAGAGATAAACATCAAACAAGGTGGGATCATGACCCGTCTGGGTGAAAAAAGAGGGGTTAAGATTATGTTGTTAGCGGGTggtgatttgattgaaagTATGGGTGAACCAGATGTCTGGGCTGACCAGGATTTGCACCACATATTAGGCAAATACGGTTGTCTTATTGTTGAAAGAACAGGATCTGATGTTAGAAGTTTCTTGTTGAGTCATGATATCTTGTATGAACATCGCAAAAACATATTGGTGatcaaacaattgatataCAATGACATTTCATCTACAAAAATAAGATTGTTTATACGAAGAGGAATGTCAGTGCAGTACTTGTTACCTAATTCAGTCATTAGGtatattcaacaacataACCTCTACGGTGATTCTGAACCAGTAAAGCAAGTTATGTCCGATAGAGCTGATTAA
- a CDS encoding uncharacterized protein (Ortholog of C. parapsilosis CDC317 : CPAR2_800380, Candida tenuis NRRL Y-1498 : CANTEDRAFT_114079, Pichia stipitis Pignal : psti_CGOB_00127 and Candida orthopsilosis Co 90-125 : CORT_0A00460), translating to MNPQSTTKIRPAKRLMEASGKCSSEGLAYGNCVLNNYTTIKKDLCGQEFIKFKTCVTNQLAKK from the coding sequence ATGAATCCACAATCAACAACTAAAATAAGGCCAGCTAAAAGATTAATGGAAGCTAGTGGAAAATGCTCCTCAGAAGGCTTAGCTTATGGGAATTGTGTTCTAAATAACTATACTACTATAAAGAAGGATTTGTGTGGACAAGAATTTATCAAGTTTAAAACCTGTGTTACCAATCAATTAGCAAAGAAGTGA
- the NAP1 gene encoding histone chaperone (Nucleosome assembly protein; mutants show constitutive filamentous growth; present in exponential and stationary growth phase yeast cultures), with product MTEQPINTKKKNGDISKAPTPQNTPASVTNSYMRSKPPTVSTIQESNNEDGTGAAAAAGGLANNPVLLSMIQGKLGDLVGKQSGYIDNLSKPVKNRVYGLKSLQLNQMKLEAQFQKELLELEKKFFAKYQPLYVKRKQIINGELEPTVEEIEEGQQLEEEEKGIDKEDGEEEEEEEEDDEEEDEQGIPGFWLTALENLSTVSETITDRDSEVLSNLIDIRMEYLSTPGFQLIFEFKPNDFFENQTLTKTYHYQAELGYSGDFVYDHADGCEIRWKSKENNVTITIERRKQRNKTTKQTRTIEKLTPTESFFNFFDPPKPPKIKSEDDDNDDKLQDKEEANDDDEGEEGDEEDEELEARLELDYQLGEEIKDRLIPRAIDWFTGDAVDFDYPELEGEGDEDEYSDEDGEGDSDDDDDDDDEAAGSQKQPPPECKQQ from the coding sequence ATGACTGAACAACCaatcaacaccaaaaagaagaatggGGATATTTCTAAAGCCCCTACGCCACAGAACACTCCTGCTAGTGTCACCAACTCCTATATGAGATCCAAACCACCGACGGTGTCCACCATTCAAGAATCAAACAATGAAGATGGTACtggtgctgctgctgctgctggaGGTTTAGCAAATAATCCAGTATTATTAAGTATGATTCAAGGTAAATTAGGAGATTTAGTTGGTAAACAATCTGgatatattgataatttatctAAACCAGTCAAGAATCGTGTTTATGGATTGAAATCAttacaattaaatcaaatgaaattggaagcacaatttcaaaaagaattattggaattggaaaagaaatttttcgCCAAATATCAACCATTATATgttaaaagaaaacaaatcattaatGGTGAATTGGAACCAACTGTTGAAGAGATTGAAGAAGGTCAAcaattagaagaagaagaaaagggAATAGATAAAGAAGATggggaagaagaagaagaggaggaagaagatgatgaagaagaagatgaacaAGGTATTCCAGGATTTTGGTTGACTGCTTTAGAAAATTTATCTACAGTATCTGAAACCATTACTGATAGAGATTCTGAAGTCTTGtctaatttaattgatattagaatggaatatttatcaacacCTGGATtccaattaatttttgaattcaaaccaaatgatttttttgaaaatcaaacttTGACTAAAacttatcattatcaagCTGAATTAGGTTACAGTGGAGATTTTGTATATGATCATGCTGATGGTTGTGAAATTCGTTGGAAACTGAAAGAAAACAATGTCACTATAACcattgaaagaagaaaacaaagaaataaaactaCAAAGCAAACTAGaaccattgaaaaattgacaCCAACTgaatcatttttcaatttctttgatCCTCCAAAACCTCCAAAGATTAAATCTGAAGATGATgacaatgatgataaattacaAGATAAAGAAGAGGCTAACGACGATGATGAAGGGGAAGAAggtgatgaagaagatgaagaattagaagCCAGATTGGAATTGGATTACCAATTGggtgaagaaattaaagataGGTTGATTCCTCGTGCTATTGATTGGTTTACTGGTGATGcagttgattttgattatcCGGAACTTGAAGGTGAAggtgatgaagatgaatatAGTGATGAAGATGGTGAAGGTgatagtgatgatgatgatgatgacgatgatgaagCTGCTGGTAGTCAAAagcaaccaccaccagaaTGTAAACAACAGTAA
- the LEU1 gene encoding 3-isopropylmalate dehydratase (3-isopropylmalate dehydratase; antigenic in humans; repressed in hyphae; alkaline repressed; upregulated by human whole blood or PMNs; regulated by Sef1, Sfu1, and Hap43; rat catheter biofilm induced, Spider biofilm repressed): MAPKTLYDKVFEDHIVHKDDSGSYLLYIDRHLVHEVTSPQAFEGLKNAGRSVRRTDCTLATVDHNIPTISRANFKNVDSFIEQDDSRLQVKTLEQNVKDFDVTYFGMTDDRQGIVHVVGPEQGFTLPGTTVVCGDSHTSTHGAFGSLAFGIGTSEVEHVLATQTIIQAKSKNMRITIDGDLSEGITSKDLVLHVIGVIGTAGGTGCVIEFAGKAIENLSMEARMSICNMAIEAGARAGMIKPDDTTFNYIKGRPLAPKGQEWEKAMKYWKTLHTDEGAKFDYDIKIAASDIVPTITWGNSPQDALPITASVPDPATVTDPIKKSGMERALKYQGLTPNTPFKEIKIDKAFIGSCTNSRIEDLRAAAKVAKGHKKADNVKLVLVVPGSGLIKKQAEKEGLDKIFEAAGFSWREAGCSMCLGMNPDILDPEERCASTSNRNFEGRQGALSRTHLMSPAMAAAAAIKGHFTDIREFDYATQDEPQIQIAHEIEDKELQEAVYEHEKEYIEDTPETQAERLEDIPKDEPEFKRARTEIDNSAAGTPSIDNSFKVLTGITAPLYKANVDTDAIIPKQFLKTIKRTGLKDGLFYELRFVKGENGKDVETDFVLNTEPYRKAEILLVTGDNFGCGSSREHAPWALKDFGIKSIIAPSFGDIFYNNSFKNFLLPIRIPQEIIESKLVPVVTSGHRLTIDLPNQQIRDGETDEVLIEHFDVEEFRKHCLVNGLDDIGLTLQKEEYIKEYEAKRRIKFSFLEGGSKLIKPIKGTKKSIYGNRAQEW; this comes from the coding sequence ATGGCTCCTAAAACATTATACGACAAGGTCTTTGAAGACCATATAGTTCATAAAGACGATTCTGGttcatatttattatacATTGATAGACATTTAGTCCATGAGGTTACTTCCCCACAAGCATTTGAAGGGTTAAAGAATGCTGGTCGTTCAGTCAGAAGAACCGATTGTACATTAGCCACAGTTGATCATAATATCCCAACTATTTCAAGAGCAAATTTCAAGAATGTCGATTCATTCATAGAGCAAGATGATTCTAGATTGCAAGTTAAGACTTTAGAACAAAACGTCAAGGATTTTGATGTTACTTATTTTGGTATGACAGACGACAGACAAGGTATTGTCCATGTTGTTGGTCCAGAACAAGGTTTCACTTTACCAGGTACCACTGTTGTTTGTGGTGACTCCCATACTTCTACTCATGGTGCCTTTGGTTCATTGGCTTTTGGTATTGGTACTTCTGAAGTGGAACATGTTTTAGCTACGCAAACTATTATTCAAGCCAAATCGAAAAACATGAGAATTACTATTGATGGTGATTTGTCTGAAGGTATCACTTCGAAAGATTTGGTTTTGCATGTCATTGGTGTTATTGGTACTGCTGGTGGTACTGGTTGTGTTATTGAATTTGCTGGTAAAGCCATTGAGAATTTGTCAATGGAAGCAAGAATGTCGATATGTAATATGGCCATTGAAGCCGGTGCCAGAGCTGGTATGATCAAACCAGATGATACTACATTCAATTACATCAAAGGTAGACCATTGGCTCCAAAGGGACAAGAATGGGAAAAGGCCATGAAATATTGGAAAACTTTACATACTGATGAAGGAGCTAAGTTTGATTACGATATTAAAATTGCTGCTTCCGATATTGTTCCAACTATCACTTGGGGTAACTCACCACAAGATGCGTTACCAATAACTGCTAGTGTCCCAGACCCAGCAACTGTGACCGATCCAATTAAGAAATCGGGTATGGAAAGAGCATTGAAATATCAAGGTTTAACTCCAAACACACCtttcaaagaaatcaaaattgataaagCATTCATTGGTTCATGTACCAACTCTCGTATTGAAGATTTAAGAGCAGCTGCTAAAGTTGCCAAAGGTCACAAAAAAGCCGACAATGTGAAATTGGTCTTGGTGGTGCCGGGTTCTGGTTTAATTAAAAAGCAAGCTGAAAAAGAAGGTTTGGATAAGATTTTTGAAGCCGCTGGATTTTCATGGAGAGAAGCCGGATGTTCAATGTGTCTTGGTATGAACCCAGATATTTTGGATCCTGAAGAAAGATGTGCTTCTACTTCCAACAGAAATTTCGAAGGTCGTCAAGGTGCTCTTTCAAGAACCCATTTGATGTCACCAGCCATggctgctgctgctgctatTAAAGGTCATTTCACTGATATTAGAGAATTTGACTATGCCACACAAGATGAACCTCAAATACAAATTGCtcatgaaattgaagacaaagaattacaagaagCTGTTTATGAGCACGAAAAGGAATACATTGAAGATACCCCAGAAACTCAAGCAGAAAGACTTGAAGACATTCCAAAAGATGAACCAGAATTTAAAAGGGCCAGAACCGAGATCGACAACTCTGCTGCTGGTACTCCTAGTATTGATAACAGTTTCAAAGTTTTAACTGGTATTACTGCTCCATTATACAAAGCCAATGTTGATACTGATGCCATTATtccaaaacaatttttgaaaacaatcaaGAGAACCGGATTAAAAGATGGTTTGTTTTATGAATTGAGATTTGTTAAAGGTGAAAATGGTAAAGATGTGGAAACTGATTTTGTATTGAATACTGAACCATATAGAAAGGCAGAAATTTTATTGGTGACAGGAGACAATTTTGGTTGTGGATCAAGTCGTGAGCATGCTCCTTGGGCTTTGAAAGATTTTGGTATCAAAAGTATAATTGCCCCATCATTTGGTGATATCttttataataattcttttaaaaatttcctTTTGCCAATCAGAATACCGCaagaaatcattgaatCTAAATTGGTTCCCGTTGTTACATCAGGTCATAGATTGACGATAGATTTGCCAAACCAGCAAATCAGAGACGGTGAAACCGACGAAGTCTTGATTGAACATTTCGATGTGGAAGAGTTTAGAAAACATTGTTTGGTCAATGGATTAGATGATATTGGTTTGACTttacaaaaagaagaatatattaaagaatatgaagctaaaagaagaatcaagttttctttcttggAAGGAGGTtctaaattaatcaaaccTATAAAAGGTACTAAAAAGAGTATTTACGGTAACAGAGCACAAGAATGGTAA